From the genome of Triticum aestivum cultivar Chinese Spring chromosome 1A, IWGSC CS RefSeq v2.1, whole genome shotgun sequence:
TCTTAAAATATACTTCAAAATTGTCATGTGTGTTTTCTAATGTTTCTAGGTTAATATGTAACTTGTTTTTTAATACTAGCTTGTGCATCGCAGGGGTTTTGCTGACAAGTAAACCGAGTTTTCAGAGTAAAAATGCATTGACCCTGAGCTCAGTTGTGTGCTCCAAAACACAGTAAATGGGGTAAGTTAAATCTGTGTTTTCAACGCAGTATGTATGAAAAGTATACTCACATTGAGACTAAAAAAATTGATCCGCCAGTTGATACCATAGATTGAGAATATGCCCCTCATGCGTGTACGTGGTTGCTGGCCTTCTGGCGTGCCATAATCAAATTTGGTTGGCTGCCTATCTGCATCACACTTGATGGCCGATCATGGATCTCATAGGTGTGCCCTAGCACATGGAACTCGAGCATAAGAGGTCGATGAGTGAATAGTTCTTATTGGATGCCTATCGCTTCCATCATCATAGTGCCCACATAACAGGTTGAAGTCAAACTCGTGCATAAAACCAGTTAAAAATTCCTTGTGAATCCTCACATTCGATCCCATAAATCAATATTGGCAATTCCTTCTGAAGTGGTCATTGCCATTAAAAAATGTACTTAATACTACAACACGGTAGTTATTCAAAGGCGCTAAAACAAAGACCTCCAAAGATTCACAGAGCGCCAACATTAGGATAACAAGGTGTTCCTGCAAAACACTACACAAAATTACGACACTGAATGACAGCCTCGTCGTTATCCCCAGTTGCCTGCAcaaatctttttttttttttttgcggggggccTGCACAAATCTTTGGAGGCGTTTGCTCACCGGTGGGGTGGTGTGGCAGATCAAAATCGAGACATTCAATTTACCTAGATATAGCATGTCATCAAGAGTTAGCACTATTAATTACTCGTACAATAGAGTTGGCTATAGTCATGGAGTTAATGAAGGGAGGTATTtgaagtaacataatatgttatcaTCACATAACATCTTTCAAGATAAAATGAGTCTACAAACTAATTAATACAACCATCTATGACACTAcctctatgttactctccactatgaaggtagtaacatagactagtgtcatatgcatgacactagtctaagttactctccactatgactagtggAGAATATTTTTTGTtacttttttttatcttttttctctcattAAATGCATTTTTCTAGGAACTCGCGTAGATGTTGGATCTTGCATGTTAGCCcacttgattttttttctcttttccacATAGGCAAAAGTGACATATAAGCACGCTtgtagcccactattgtacttgctttTAATAAGCTCGCACAGTGGATTGGACAGACTACACAAACTTCACGCCTACATAGGGAAAGTATACTATACGTGGCAATTTCAGAGAACCCGTCCAAAGCTTCTCGGTTTTGAGGAATTTTGGAGAAAAGCCTCCGAAACTACCCCATTCTTCAAGCGAATTTGAAGAACACTGTAAAGCTACTTCATTTTGAGGCGTTTTGAAGAAATGCCCTAGAAGCTATCTCAAGTTCGAGGCATTTTAGAAAAAACGCCTCAAGACGGAGAAGATTTTGAGGCAAACTCTCCAAGTGCCATCTTAGACAGGATTTGTGAGGCATTTAGAGAACGCCCTTAGCGAAATGCCTCCAATTAACGGCAGTGTTGTACAAGTAGCATCAGCGTTAAGGAACCATTACAAGGATGGGCATCATAAAAAAAATATGAGCATCATGCCCAGGCCAGCATGCAACACCACAGACTTATGAAGGAAATGGTCACAAGCTCTAAGGCTATTTCCAATGCATTGGTGATTACATGATATGCTAAGTacattaaaaactttagcaactaaagcccccaatgcataggtgcttaacttgttggtgtCAAACATCCTTTATCTAATGATTTtgtaactaaagttcttcatgcattggttgGATTCTTTCATTTAAGTGTTTTGCCTAGGTTCTCGTATTTGATagtgtttcttcctggggtcaccgcACTCATCtatctcctcttaattaccttggcCACATCAGACTTTTTGTCTAAATGACAGCCTTAGCACCTGTATAAGATGAAGCATTGGAAGAGGCCTAATACCAGCTCAATGACAGCATAATAAAGCAAAGCGAACTCCCTAAATATCAACAAACTTCAGCGCCAGAAAGAAACCCAAAGAGTGCAGAATCCCAAcctaccccacccccacccccactgtTTAAGCTGATTATCACCAGGAGGCAGTCTGACATGATCAGTACTATCCAAACATGAAGGTCAACTGCTAACAAGAAGGGTATGTCAAATAATTAAGATCCAACGAGAGTACTAGGTAGGAAAACAAAATTCCACTATGCACGGTATGTGCCCGTAAAGCATCTCCCATCTGCGGTTTCTTTGAAATTCAGACTGTACGTTCTCGGAGGGCGGCACCGTCCGGCGTCATGGTGGCGCCGTCTAACGGGTCTAACCAGGTTAATGCATTTGTTACTCCTGTACATGGGACGACGGAAGATGACGGGGGCGGATCATTGAACGTGCACATGCAGCGCACGCTCACATGCCAGGGGTTATTCTCCTTTTCAGAAATAAGAAAAACAATTCTCGGTGCAATGTAAATCTCTACATTTCTCGGTATCCACACACAATAATAAAATTTGGGAGGGTCACATAATTtaaaacaaaaataataaattTCAAAAAAAAGATACTGATTTTAAAAAACATAAGCAGTCAACTTTTTGTAAATATTTATTTGAATCATATTCATAATAACACAACCATCTTGATAAATGGTGTGGACACCATTCACGCAAATTTAAGTGAAACCAATTTATGACAAGCTCTATACATCATTCCTAAATATTTCAATGAACTTgcatgttttcaacaaacttttatGGGCTCCAATATATTTCAAACATTTTTAAGCCAATTTTAGTCATGTTCCAGACATCAATCACAAATATTACATTCACGATATCCATTGATTTCATAATTATTCAATAGTTTTCACTAAATTTCTCTAAACTGCTCCCACCAATGTCATGATTGTGCTTTTGGAGTTGTTGTACGGCAAAAACGCAAGATCGCCAAGGATGCCGGTTCTTGTAGCTACCTAAGTGAACCATGACACCAACCAGTATGGTGGGATGTTGGATGGTGGTTTTTGGAGGCCATGCCACATAGTCGTCATTGTCGCCAGATCCGAAGGGTTTGGTCACCATAGCCACCAAATTTTTTATCCGCTGTGCTTCGGAGGATGGTCATCCAGACCGGGACAGGGTGTTGTGAGAGATAATTCTGTAGCCCTAGGTTGGGTCTAAAAGAATGATGTAATGCATCACCAatctaagagcatcttcaatagaaaATGCAAATTTGCAGATGTAAAACAGGAGATGTAAAAATTGACATCTTCAAAATGTGCATTTTACATCTCCAAAAAAGAAATAACTCCAACGGATGATGGAAATTGATGATGTAAAAGTgcaactccaatagatgatgcaaatGCGGATGGAAAACTAGAATGGGGGCAGCTAAGCGGCGGTGGCCGAAATGCGACATTCAAATCGGGGCGGCGGCCGTAGGGCAAAAAATGTTCGGCGTAGCGGTGGTGGGTGTAGGGCCTGGGCGGTAGCTTGGCAATGGCGGATGAGAAGCAATGACGACGGAAAATAACGACGGTGGAGCGGCGGAAAATACGGTCGATTCGCAGCGTGAGGGCGGTGCGGTGGTGGCTGGGTGGGTGCATGGTGGTCGGGTGGTGGCTGGACGGGTGCTTGGCGGTCGGGTGGTGGCTGCAGCGACGGTGAAAATGGCTGcggggatgaactggacgaagacggTGGAGCACCGGAAAATATGTTCGAGTCACAGCGTGTGGCGGAGCGGCAATGCAGTGGTGGTTGGGCGGGTTCTTGGCGGTCGGGTGGTGATTGTGACTACGGCAGAAAAGGAGCGACGGTGGTGGAAAATCGGGGCAGCGTCGGTGCGAATTGGGGCAGCGATCCGAGGCGGAGTAACGGCGGAGGGGCGGCGACGGTGATTGACGTCCAGAGATGGCACGGGCGGGCGGTGGTGGCATTGTTGCGAGTGAATCGTGTCACCGGCGGCTGTGCGGCGGGcgaagagaggaagaagggaaAGGAAATGATGGGCGGTTGGCAGTTGGCCCGCGGCTGCCGTTTTTACATCTCCTGGAGGCGGAGGTGTAAATTCTTTTTGTATCTACATCATTTGTTGGAAAGGGGGTTTTGGGCCTCGGAGATGCAAAAGTTAGTTATTTTTGCACGTACATCatccattggagatgctctaagagcatctacagctggggggggggggttacctgCCTCAAACGCCGGGGCGGGCGGCCTGGTCTCTGAACCGTCATGAAAATGCGACCCAACGGTGCACCCCAAACCCGCCTCAAACGCCcgagctgaccggcacccctcatatccagcccaaatctaGGGCGGATATGAGGCGGCCCGGGCGTGTCCCCCACTTCCATCCGGCCCATCTCTGGTCCACCCGACCCCACAAAATCCCCCTCCAGAGCAAACGCTGGGCTCACTTCACTCCGCTCAGCTCAGCTCCACTTTCTCCAGTGCGTCAATCCCGAGCGCCGGTGACCATGTCCAACACCCGTAGCCATTCCGATGGCAACTCCGGAGATGAGGACGAGCTGCCGCTCAGAATCGCGCTAGAGAGCTCGTGGGTCGATACGGTCGGCAGCTTCATTTCATGAGCGATGCCGCCTGTCGCCCCTCGCCGACGCCAACGCTGGCCCTTCCTGCCCCGTGCGCAGATTTGCAAGGCAGCCCAATCAGCGCCGCCCGCCCGACGGCCTCCCCCACCTCCGGCCGCTGCTTCACGCAGGCAGCAGTGGGTTCTAGTGCCCTCTCCGCCAACGTTGTGGATGCGAACTCCGGAATCGGAGGCATGTGCTGCCTGCTGTGAGGCAGAGGGCAAGGGAGACGGGGGTCACGTCCGACGCGGTTGCGCAGTCTGCCCGATACCGCCACATGAAGCCAGTGCCTGACAAGGAGGAGCGTCTCCTCCGGTGGGTGTAACGTTAGTCACTTACCAAAGCACAGACGGAGGCCCGGCGGCTTCGGAGGATCAACACCAAGCAACTCTGGATCGGCATTAAGCAGTCTTAGCAGGAGGCGACGGAGGCAGCCGCAGAGGTGGTGAGGGTGGCCAAGCTTATGGGCAAGCAGGATCGCATCGTCTGGTGCTTGAAGGGCTACATCATCATCTTCGGTTCCTCCTCCTCCAACGGGTCCGACTCCGATGACTCCGACATCGACCCACTTCCTGCCGCGAATGCATACAGCATCGCCGGCGACTGTAAGGGCAAGggccggcgaggaagtggtgaagctcCGCCCTCTCATATCTAGCTCGTAGTATCGTCCTGCTAGTATCTAGTTAGCATTTGCCGGACAGTATGAACTGTGTGAACTATGACCGATCTTTTGGTGATGTTTATATGTGAATTTATGCCCGTTTGTTATCGGTCTAGAATGTGTTTCCTGTCATTTTTGCCCGCCTAGTGATCTACGTACTACATTGCATAATTTTGTCTGGATATAAAGTGCATGATAAGAGATACGCGGTTGTGGACGCGTGGATTTTGAAAAAGAAGGTTAAAACCTTAGTTCTCTGCATCAATCGATACATACAgacatctttattaattattcaacaaaGCTCTGACAAGAAAACTTTTAGCAGGTGCTAGTAATTAACGATCGATTACGTGACTGCGTGTGCTTGAGCCCCCCTGAGGCCGTGACTCAAACGTAGACTTGAGAAAAATAGGCCTATAAGATGGCCCACTGATGATCGTGGCCCCGTCCGTTCCTAATCCTAAACTCGCACGCCCAGCAGAGGCAATTAGCGCTAGGTCAAACAAAAGAGAGGCAATTAGCGCCGCCGGCAGCCGCTGTCCGCCCTTCTTGTAGCAATCAAAGTCGATTTAGATCAATTCAGGCTCCGCTGGTGTTGCGAGGGGCGATCGTGTAGGCTGCCCACATCAATTCTCCAGCGATAGAGCGGTCCAGCTAACTAGCCAAGGTTAGCGCTAATGGTTATTTTTACTAATCTATCTCAATTCCCATCTTCTGTGTCTTCAAATTATACATCAAATTTAACTTTTCTTATTTTATGATCTGCAATACTAAGTTTTCTTAGGACCCACTAATATTTTGATCTTAACTTTTTGCGGAATATTTATATCTGTTTTACAAATTGTAGAGTCTAATTTGAACTGATACAAATACAACTTGGTAATTTTTAGTGTCGAAGCCATCCATTACTATGATAGAGCAACACTTTTTTTATTTCCTGTTTGGCCCCCTATGTCAAAATCCTGACTCCACCCGTGCGCACCCGGGTGCGTCCGCGAGCGTACAGCGAACGGATTTGGCAAGTCCGGCTGTAGATACTCTAAAACCACAGGTTGGATCTGTTCTCCGCGCCTCCTGGTTGGTGGCTGCGAAGGTCATGCCAGGAGACCATTACATCGACCTGTTGGATGTGTTCGATGCATCAGATCTGAAGCTAGTGCCGGCACACGACTATGCGGGTACTGCCGATGACGGAGCAGCGGTGCTGAAGGATGTGCCAGCCTCGGGCAAGGTGGCCATGAACAGTGCACTAGCATTGCCAGTCGTCGTACCTTGTGCGCCCGAGGACATGGTAGATCTGGGCGATGCAACTAGTGGCATGCGTTCGAATGTTGGATCTGTTAGTGTCGATGTTCACAAAGGCTACGACAAGCACAACTTCATTCATGATGAATGCATGGATAGtcatggcggcaacggcggcggcctTTGACGACAGTGCCAAGATGATCAAGGGGCTCGACAACGCATCTGCCTGCACATTGGTATTTCTACATATTTCTGCAAGCGTGATGACAATGGTTGCTTGCAGCACTTGCTGACATCAGAAAGAGGTTTTTCACCCGATGCTTGGCAGCGGCTATCGCACGAGCAAGCTCCACGAGAAAGCAACTCGGTTCGACGCTGATGGGCAAAGGGCGCATTGGTAATTCCCATCCGACAACTACATCCGAGGAAGTGGCACTGACAGTATGATGGATGATATGTTGTCGGGACTCGCGTCTGTGTGGAGTGACAGCGGCTAGATCCGCACCGAGACATGGGCGCCTCTAAAGGCCATGGCGGTGGTCTTAGGCAGGAGGATTTCCCACCGATTTGCTAATGCCTTTTTGGTCTAACGCTAAGTGTTGGCTCATGACCGCATTGAACGATTTCTCTTCAAAATGTTGATTCGCACACCTCTTCATATCTGGCTGAAAACTCTTGTCCTAACCGATACTAGCCAGGCTCCGCAATGACGAACTTGCGTCATGACCTTGTTGAACGCGTTGTCCACTTGCTGTTGTGTTGGTCCTCATTGGCCGGTCATGGTAACTAGGAGGAAAATCCTTGTCCAAGTTATCTCGGGTCGGACGAGACGACGATGTCGTGAGGATGCTTATCTCTCATGAAGGCGTTGTGGCAGGACGAAGTCGATCTAGTTATAAGTGTTTATTTTCATAGCATGTAATGATTCGATCGTAATTGCCTTTGTTCTGCACTCTACTTAATAATTACTACCTCCATCCTAAGGCGTacattaagtcaatgttatatatatatatatatatatgtgtgtgtgtgtgtgtgtgtgtgtgtgtgtgtgtgtgtgtgtgtgtatgtatatatatagacacacacacacacaaaaatatgaAGCTAAACAATATCAAATCTATAACAATACATCCATCATTGAATATATTTTCACAATCCATTTATTCAATATTGTAACTGTTGATATGTTCTTTGATATATTTAGTCAAACTTTTTAAAAAACTTTTTGGATGAATTTATACTCCATCTattttggggcggagggagtaaTAAAAATGACTGTGTGCATCAATTGATGCCGAAGGCTTTAACcttcttttcgaaaaaaaaaattaaaagcatGGTGAAATGTGGATGTGTGAACCCACACTGTATCCACCCTAGAAAAAACCTTATTCATAGTAGCACCAAATGCCGTTGCCCCGGTAAGCGTCTCAGTTCCTATAAATTGAAACCGGGGCTGCTCAGGAATTGGCACCAGTCCACATTGCCAAAGCAATCATCAGTGTATCAGCGCGTAGGGCCATTAACAAACTCGAGTGCATCTTCACATATGGCCCCACCAGCGCAATGCTTGGACACGGTCACCGGTGCAACCGGCCAGAATGGCACCGTGCCGGTGATAGGGCACACGCCGGAGAAGAAGATGCAATGCCACAACCTGCTTGACGCCGACGAGTTCCGGCTCCAGGGTCACCAGGTAATCGACTTCATAGCCGAGTATTACAGCGGCATGGGTGACCACCCCGTGCACCCCAGCGTCACCCCCGGCTTCCTCCGCAACCTGCTCCCTACCGAGGCGCCGTCCCATCCGGAGCCCGACGCGTTCAGCTCCGCGCTCAAGGACGTCCGCGACATCATCCTCCCGGGCATGACGCACTGGCAGAGCCCCCGCCACTTCGCGCACTTCCCGGCGTCGAGCAGCACCGTCGGCGCCCTCGGGGAGGCGCTCACCGCCGGCATCAACGTGGTCCCCTTCACGTGGGCCGCTTCGCCGGCCGCCGCTGAGCTCGAGATGGTGGTCGTGGATTGGCTCGGCAAGGCACTGCACCTTCCCGAGAGCCTCCTCTTCGCCGGAGGCGGAGGGGGCACGATTCTTGGCACCTCGTGCGAGGCCATACTCTGCACTCTCGTCGCCGCAAGGGACCGGAAGCTCGCCGAGATCGGTGAGAACAGGATCTGTGACCTCGTGGTCTACTGCTCGGACCAGACCCACTTCGCCTTCCGCAAGGCCGCACGCATTGCCGGCATCCAGCGTGACCACTGCCGGGCGATACACACGTGCCATGGCGACATGTTCGCGCTGTCGCCCACGGAACTGCAGGCCGCCATGCAGGCTGACGTGGATGCCGGGCTTGTGCCCCTCTTCCTGTGCGCGACCATCGGGACGACCCAGACCACTGCCGTCGACCCCATCGGCGAGCTCTGCGCTGTCACCGCGCCGCACGGAGTGTGGGTGCACGTGGACGCGGCGTACGCCGGCTCCGCGCTCGTCTGCCCGGAGTTCACCTACGT
Proteins encoded in this window:
- the LOC123073828 gene encoding tyrosine decarboxylase-like, whose protein sequence is MAPPAQCLDTVTGATGQNGTVPVIGHTPEKKMQCHNLLDADEFRLQGHQVIDFIAEYYSGMGDHPVHPSVTPGFLRNLLPTEAPSHPEPDAFSSALKDVRDIILPGMTHWQSPRHFAHFPASSSTVGALGEALTAGINVVPFTWAASPAAAELEMVVVDWLGKALHLPESLLFAGGGGGTILGTSCEAILCTLVAARDRKLAEIGENRICDLVVYCSDQTHFAFRKAARIAGIQRDHCRAIHTCHGDMFALSPTELQAAMQADVDAGLVPLFLCATIGTTQTTAVDPIGELCAVTAPHGVWVHVDAAYAGSALVCPEFTYVIHGVEAVDSFSMNAHKWLLANNDCCTMWVKKPSALVAALGTEQEYILKDAASEGHDVVDYKDWNMTLTRRFRALKMWLVLRCYGIQGLRDHIRSHVRMAVAFEKMVRADERFEVVTDRTFALVCFRLRPQDKFSGEKTANDLNRGLLEEVNAVTSGPYMSAANVGGMFMLRCAVGSTLTEEHHVDDAWKVVQDRASAILRKMEIIYSSR